In Phaseolus vulgaris cultivar G19833 chromosome 3, P. vulgaris v2.0, whole genome shotgun sequence, the sequence aacataatttttattggaataaaaaacaaatttagatTTTAACTCTCAATAAAAAAGATGTTAAAACCACTGTTAAAGGATGTGTTAGTAAGTgtctgtttaaaaaaaaaatctatattaaCACATTTTTAACTATTACTTTCAATgattattttatcaaatttattatgaaattatttgtttattttgtgtTGGGTGTCATCCATTTGAATACAGACACTATTTTGTGgcatcaattaaaaattaaactatttttatacttttctCTATCACATTTATGGAGTGCTATAAAGTCGTGTCTACcacttaaaacaaaaatacgattaaatatttaatataataatgtattcttttatgtaataaaaaaataaaaaatttacttactcttgtaatttttttcccAACAACAATTTTATGATAAGTACATTTTTTTCACCTGTTTTATACTTTTGCCTTTGAAAATTCTCATTAGAACTATTTGACATCTtctgaaatataaatatttttttaaaatacattttgagtTCTATGTTAGATCCAAGGGAtctattgtaaaaagttgcttttattttaaaaatataacttttttttactaATGAATTATATCTTCTTTTAAATTCCTTTTGATTGTATAATAACTACTATTGAAAAGATCATTAATTATAATTGAACCTTAAATATAGATCATTTACTAAATAATTGATGAAAAAACTTGTTGAATGCTATACAGTTATGAGTCTGACTCTGGatcaattattaaatatataaaaaaacaggagttttttaatattgattaattgaTACATTTTTGTTAAGGTGTATtagttgaatattttttattaattttcttaagaataaaaaaaatcagtgcCTTAGTcgattatataaataaacatatcaaggacaataattttaattttttttatagaacaaAACTTAACTTAACATCTATATtcataaatttgtttatttattttagttgtttAACAGAAAGTTTGTAGTTGAAGGAAGGAATATGAAACTAATATCATTACAAATGaactttagaaactaaatacttattttatttaatttgagaAAATGCTTAGTCttgagtttttttaattataaaaagtcagtttataaaaaaaaatatacaagggttatatatatatatatatatatatatatatatatatatatatatatatatatatattacaaacaCAAGAAGTACAACGAAGCTTAAACAAATaagattatgaaaaatatttgccAGCTTTTGACAGCTCTTTTACAAACTCAAATCCAAGCCAAAAGAACAatgattatatttaattaatggaatatatttatatttattttttacttcagCAATCTAAtccaaaataatataatgattatATTGCCCTTTCGCAACTCGATCCTCCTATTGTCTACACATCACGGTCAATgcaattaaaagaaaatgaatataCCTTTTGTGTCTATGAAAtactattcattttattttattctctatagttttttttaactgTTCTTAGTTTATTGTATCTTTTATTTCTTCATCATATAGTCCTCTTTGCTTAAATGACAACAATGAGTACTTCTAATCTttataaaactattattttagTTTCCAAAAACTACAgatattaaataactttattaaaaatttaatcacataaagagtatttttatttgtataatatttttatttgtataatatGCTTCcatctaatttttttctcagaattctttattaataggtataaattattttggtaccatttttgttaatatatgaattttggtttagttcttcatattttattgtatttcattttttttaataatacttttttcatatagtgacaaatgattgttgttacttgaggtatcAGGATAACAACAAATATGAGAGCttttacaaaaaagaaaaattattaagaaatgaaGGTGATAATATGTATTTATGAGTTGTCCGATAGCATATAACTTTAAACTTTTGATAAATTCTAATATCATCTTGTACCTGGATGGATATTGGGGGTTGAGTAATGTTAATCCACGTCGAAAAACGATGCTTACTTCACTCTTGGTTGTCCTATTCTTCAAGTCTCATTTTTTCTATGCGTGCCTCGGTCGGCCGGTGGGGTACCtacgattgcactccgacgctcaagtcagcgatgGTGCTCAATGGGAATTCTCTGATCATATGAAAAACGTACATTTTCTCCCTTTCAGAAATCCTTTTAGTAGATTGACTTGTGTTTTGGCCATGTTAGCCAAACAACTGATAACTAGAGACATGTCTAGTGGTCTTTGAGTCGTGCCTGGTAGTTTCCTGTAATCAATGGAGTGTTATAAAGAACGTGCCTGACCCATTCAACGAAAGTTACAACTGTTTGTTCCAACtacgtttttttttatttaattaagtcaTTTAACGTGTATCCCTCGGTCGTCCGGTGCCGACCGATACAcatcttataaaataaatttcagatttaactcaattttataatactaataaacTCTAAATCCTAAATCTTAAACTCTAAATCATAATATCTTTTACTTTTAGACACTTTTACTTTCAGAGAGTAAAATATCTTGATTTATCCAAGAAGTTTCCAGAAATTGAATGATCAAAATTCCCACATCtattaaaaaaacaagtaaTGTTATTAATGGAGAAAAATTGAAGGAGTAAAAAAAtgttgataaataaaaaaatgttgagaAATTGTAGAAATTTGAAAGCAGAGAGAAGAAGAACGCGTAAAGACAGTCTGGGAAATGGGAAACGGTAGTTGGAAGTAGGCTGGAAAACCGCCACACACAGACAGCGATGCCTTCCTCAACCTCCAACCGACACATGTAGTACTTTACAACAACCTATGACCTactattcaatatttttttattttatatttattttctaattttccctcttttttcttatttctttattgtataaaaaatatgtttgaaaCAACATTATTGTTCCCCATAACTTCCAATACACATCCCACACCTTCCAGAGGGAACAATTGTTCTCTCTATAAATACATGTTATTAGGTCACTACTACACAACATAATCAAAAACCTTATTTGTTGTGATCATTATTATCATAAAATGGGTTATAACGCAGTTAAAGTGTTTGTCATGATAGGGCTTTTGGCCACCGCATGCTTAGCACAAGCCCCTGCACCTGCACCCACCCAACCACCGTCAGCAACCCCATCACCACCCACACAACCACCGTCAGCAACCCCATCGCCACCCACGTCAGCACCTGCTCCATCACCCACCGTAAACACGCCTCCTCCTCCGGTGTCTGCACCTGCACCAGCACCACCAACACCAACTCCTTCTCCCGCACAGGCCCCAGGCCCAAACACCTCGTCCCCTCCTGCACCAGGCCCGTCAGGCCCAACACCAGGCCCAGCTCCAGAGCAACCAGCTTCTGAGCCTCCCTCCGCAGCATTCTCCATAAGCAAGACCTGCATTGCTGCCACCGCTCTTGTTGGAACCTTCGTTGTCGTGGCTTTGGCTTAATTACAATAAAAACTCTTCTcagatttttcattttaattatgattaagagaaaatattttatttatttcggCTACTCTGTTATGTTTTTTCCTTTGTGTTTCTTCATTGCTACATAATTTGGTGATTCTTTGTTTACCACTCTCATTCATGTATCTAGATGAATGTAAAAACTCTTCATTCTTTTCCTCTCATAATTTCCTTCTTTTTCTACAACAAATAAGTCAAAATCATGACTTAAATTGCAGTTGATTGCGGTCATTAATAGTTATTAAGTATCTTTTACTAAGTAAAAGAGGTGTTCAGACCTCAAATTCAATTCAAGATATATAGtatcgttttttttttaaagatgtcTTCATAAATTGATAAAgaaatgaatatataaattattattggcatcaatattttttttatggacaataaaaaattaataaatgcgAGTCATTTCatgggtggttcaacccttatacaaagtAAACAAGAGATACCAAATCAACTACTAGTTAAAATTCTCAAACTAACAAACACAATCACTAACCGGACATAGACTTAAACTACATCAAACAACCATTCTCATACACTCCAAAGGTATCATACACTAACTAGAAAAGGGAAACGAAGCGGATCGAGATCTAGCAttaatccaagaccaaacctttgcTTGCACCCGTGCACACACTTCAGACACTTCAGACGCATCAAATTAATGTGGCTCCAAATTTGAAActgcattattttttttttgtaagttttctaactatttatttcaatattatcATGATTGTGATTAGATTTTCTTTAGCATCTTCTTTGCTTATGTCATGCATGATAGTATTTGAGTAGTGataatattttcaaagtttTGATTAAAAAGTAGTTAattgtaattatatttatttttataacttaaattatttaataatttttcaaattgtttGCTATTATTGACTTAAACGACATATATTAAATCACAGGACTGCATGACCTTTTCTCATTGTATTTGTATTGGAAGATTTTTCAGTTTGCAccaaaataattgttttttttgaGGGACAGAATAATTGTTTTAAGTGAATATTAAATCACAGTACGAGTTTTCATTAGGTTAGTTTAGCCCTTAAACAAAGAACCCAACACATTCAAAGTTCGGAAACTTAATTGGGCTTGATTTTTAAGTCCACTAAAGTGAGCCCATGATTGATCTGAAATGCTTCAGTTGACAAAAAGTATTTCTAGAAAGTTTAttctggaatttttttttccaaaatatattttcagaaaATACGTTTTATGAATTGGAAAAAGTATGTCGcgaaaattttatgaaaaaagaaCCTCAaagtcattaaaaaaaaaaggtaaattagtcttattaaaaatatggggtgtaggaagaattttgATAGGGTGAAGAAACACCTAATCCATAGATACACGATTCGGTGAAATTGATGGCCTCTAATATAAACCCACACGTCATATACTCAAAAGCACTCATATACATGtaaggctgcttcttcctgcacctccataccttcttctctcacctccatagattCTCATATATCCAGAAATGCCCCTCtgtaatattccggattacataatccggaagtcatttttcaaatttgtaattaacttccggattatataatccggaagtcttttttcagatgcatgattactttacggattacataatctggaagttttttttaacttccggattatgtaatccggaagtctttttcaaatgcgtttccggattacataatccggaagttattatgggggtggcacaagaaggataaaaatgtattttcatgttgtgtatggaggtgctagaagaagatatggaggtgcaggaagaaacagtctacATGTAATCTCATTTAAACAAGTAGATAACAATTATAATTAAACcattaattcattttattatattattattgcaTAACACAAATACAATTTACTCATCCATCAAATTTTCAAACGTAACAcataaatagagaaaaaaaatcaatttcagagAAGAAGAATGTAAAATAGGAAGAAGAATGCAGTATTAAGAATCACACACAAAATAATTTAACGTGAATCGATTGAAAATCGAGCCAATATTCACTACAATACTAAGTATTTTATAGTGAACTTTCACCtctaatgataaaaataaatgttgagtttaagtttctatatataaaacaaaattgtcTTACAATTTCTAACTAATGACATTTCTCATAAGAACTAACCTAGTTATTAGAAAGttctaaaaaaagtaaaaaatataatatttaattttcagaTTCTTCATAAACAAATGTTAACTCGTCATACAATTCTAATACTTATAAGACAATAACAAACTACTAGACCGTCTCAGACTTACAAATAACGAATTGATGATTAAACGATCTCAAACCAATAGACCATCTAATATTTCTGAACGATTTTTTTAAACCAATTTTTTCACTATTATAATATActtatcaaataattttttattttcataaggctatcaaaatattatttctcaTATTCCAAATTCGATTTTACTAGCATAATATATAGCATTTGGTTTGTAAGATATGGAGTccttttaaactaatttttactCTAAAAAAGCAAGTTAACTTGTTAACTTTTCTAGTgtgtatataaatatttaaattaagatcgtgacattttttttattgtaccTTAAATACAATAGCTGACATACCTTATTTATTACAAGATAAAAGAAGATTATTTAatcttattttgaattttttttatcacgaATTCCTTATTTTACTGGTTTAGAAGTTGATctttctaataatatttttattattaaaacctTTATACTAGTAATGTATTTATTGCCAACCTGACGAATTTTTATATCAAACAAAAACTAAATACGAAATATTCATTATATAAATTGTCTTCACAAGTGAAGACATAATATTTAACTATTATCCattttgttatttaaaaaagCATTGATACATGAtaataatgtattattttttaatcattatgATCTTCTacttatttattgaattttatcaTCTATAAGCGACAATAATTATTAAACTTTAGTTGTAATATCATATTCTAaagttattttcaaattataaaagtaaaaaaagagTATTATACCATATTATAATTCTGGAAAGTGAGAAACATTATTTCATAGTTAAGGTGTGTAACGCAACATTTTTTTGgatcattaaattaattttcattaatgtCGAAATTAATTTTGGTTAATATTGAATACAACATTCAATCTTATATCACTACAactagaaaattataaaattcaatctTATATTACTACAActagaaaatcataaaaattatatttgatagAAAAACCTTATAACAAATTAGAAATGAATTTAGAaactatatttataataataatttagaaatcaataattttttaagtctctaaaatagtatataattcaATCATTGtaacaactaattatatttgattttcaaaattgatttttattaaatgattttttttaattattatttaaagtgtacagtttaacatttttttaagtgAATCAATGTACATGCAAAAGCatataaatgaaatatataaaaataaaacaaatcaaaacagtGGAAATTTTGCATAGAATGATTGTGATAAAgaaatttattattgataatatggGTGAAGTAGAAAGTTATTGAAATGGTAGGaaacattaattaaaacaaGTTATAAGAATCAAGGATAAACTTCAATGAGAGATTTGAAGCCAAATAGTGGGCTAAACTTGCAGGTGGTGAAGCCAGCTTGGTATATGAGTTTCTCccattcttttttttctctttcttttccatTGAAGAGAGACAGCATCACCAAGTCATACTCCAGCTTCAACTCTGTCAATTCTCTATCATCACCTCCTTCATCAATTACTATGTCTATGATTATCACCTTTCCCTCCTTTCCTCTCCCACAAATAGCTTCTTTGCActtcttcaatatctttatggaGAGTTCATCATTCCAATCATGCAGAACCAACTGCAAAATAACATTGCTACACATTtagtatattattataaaatcttataaaaccgGTTTATAAACTGAGGTTTGCagtcacttatatattatgaaatttttatttaaaataaaatcttcaACACCCTCACTTCGAGTGTCATTTTGTGTATATAATTGTATAATAGATGGTCCCATAATGGATGAATGGTGATTCCAACAAAATTCtataaaatcgatttataaACTCAATGTTATAAAATCAACTTAGGTACTAATCAGGTCCATAAAACCAATTTGAAGCCCAGCATTCGGTCAACACGACTGAGACCATTACACCCAAGCAGAAGATTAATGACACTAATCAAGGATCAAACATTAAATAATGTCCTTAATTCTAGGTTAAATCCTTAATCAAGCCCAATAACAAAGGGTccacaataattataaaaaaaaacatagatcTCAAAGGATCAGATACGTCATCATCTAGTACTAAGAGTGTTGAAGTttaacttgagcgtcgaagtgtcttttgcaggtaccatccgagCCCAGAGTTCACAGAGACAAGGGAGTGGAGGAGTGAGAGAAGTAGAAGGAGTTCATTCGAGAGAAAAGAAGAGCAGGTCGACCGATCGAGAAGGAAGACAATAATTCTCTTGGTCTCAACTTCGTTCGAGAACaacttataaaataagttttacGTTCACTCATATTATGAAATGTTGTTAGAGTTATGATATATCGACACCATCTGACAGTAACACACATTTGACGCTGCAGACATAGCAGAGTGAGATTACACGCAAATAAGCAGTCCGAACTTCCAAataggataaaaaaatatatattacatcggttattTTTCTTAGTAATAAccgatataatattttttttactaagaaTGAcctatattacaccggttaagcCATCTAACTGCatctaaccggtgtaatatatgacCCATTTTGACGTGGAAGGTTGTTCCGATTGACGGTGGTATTGGACTGGAGAGTTTTGCCTTCGATCCTCGCAACGAAGGGCGTTACACCGGCATTTCCAACGGTTGAATCATCAAATGGCAACGTTTTGAGAATCGTGTGGATTTGTTTCAACATTCCGCGCTATCGTCCATGATAGCAACCACACACAGTTCTTGTTGTTAGTGCCAGAGTTGTTTCGGTGCGCTGTCACATCGAGCACCGCAACAAAGATATCGACGAGGAGCTGGAGGTTCTTGACGGCATCGAGGCCGAGAACGACGACATTGTAGACGTTAGACGACACGGTCAAGGAGTTACAGAAGGAGCTTGTCGAGAGGCAGCTGTATGTTATGGTGGATAGAGTTTTAACAAAACATTTTTCATGTTATTATTATCTCTCTAGTCGTGAAATCTAAAACATGAATATAGCTATGTATATATATACCTTGAGTAAAACTGCATCAGCAGAAGGGATGGACTGGAACATATCACCACCAACAAAGCTCAGATTCTGGGTTGTTTTCAAGTTAGCCACCACTTGTGGTTGGTCCAAGACGGTGCATTTCAAGTGAGGAAAGGATTGGAGTATGAGCTTGGAAACAGCACCAGTCCCACCTCCCACATCCACAAGAGAACCCAACCCCTCAAACACGTGCTTGCATTCTTGGAGTCCCAGCTTTACGATTTCAGAATCAGCAGCCATAGCCTTCTGAAACACATTCAGCAACTCACAATCATTGTTGATGAAGTCCCAGTATCTCTCTCCGGTTACGCTCTCGAACAGCGGAAGTTCCGTATCCTCTTCGAACAGTTTCTTGGAGGAGTTCCACATGTTACACACTCTTGGTAGAAATGCCACTTCAACGAGATGTGCCAAGCTGAATGAGTTGCTTCTCACTAGAAACTCCGATGCAAGAGTCAAATCGTAcgttgcttcttcttcttcttcgccGTTTTCTGTTTTCGTGAAGAACTGGTTGTGTGTTAGGAGGCGCATGAAGCGGCGGAAAACACCGATTCTTGAAGGGTGAAGATTGAGAAGTGAGGCCAAGTCGGAGAGAGTGATGGGTTTTCCATGGTTGTGGATTGCGTCTGCTATGCCAAGCTCTGTAGCATACTTCAGAGCCATGCAGCTTAGGAAGTTCAGAATATGTTTGTGCACGTGCATTTGAGCTTTGTACATTTCTCTCTTATCTCTATCTGCATTGCCATTGTTGgtgaaaaccattttttttttttttttgctttgttCTGTGATTCATGTTTATTTATAGAGTGCTTCCATGCAGATATGAGTAAATTTGTAATACCttttctgaatttttattttaacttttaattgtttataaaaaatataatttaattgtttgtttGTCTACATTTGGATTAATCTTCAAATCATATCGGATTTGCTTTTATGAGAAGttaaaactattaatatttgAGTATAACTTTGATttcaataaaatcaaataattaaatcTAATAAAATAGTATAATAGAAGATAAGAAGATCTTTTGTGCATACTAAATAAAGACCAAAAATGTATATTCTTGAAGAAATTAATTccaaattttctttctttcattttcgtaaaaataaatgaaaaggcATGGGAGGGGTATTTAGAGTTAAATTTtgtttatcaattttatttcctaaaaatgcagaaataaaagaattaattgATGGGCACGAACATAATTAAGTATGCAATATAAATATTGTCAAgcattttgtttttctatttaaattcaagccattttattgaaaatgaaaaatgtttgtttttgtgtatattaatatgtatatcCATATCCACAGTTTTACGAGATCGACACGATATTCTCTTACTCCGATTTTTATTcacaaattaattgaaaatataaaaagaaataagtaacatttaagattttaattaatatttttattcttctgaatcaaaataactttaaattaatgaaacatttaaaaaaaaaaaaacttctactTACAATGAATACATATTATTAGCAAGATTCGAAATTCTGAaggaaaatatgaaataaaaaaataacgttaaaaattattaatattttgattctTCCATATCAAAATAACTTGTACGGTTTTAAGTTCCAAAAAAACTAATGACAATCttaacataaatttaaatttatatttaactaattttaGTGCAacgaatattaaaaaaagttcaagagcaattttatagttttttttttttttgagtgtATGAGGAGATTTCTATAGTAtgaagaaattatattttttcttgtacTTCTACATTTTTTTGTGGTATCATAATTatcttgataattttttatgattcCGAAATAAAGATTCTGTAAACAAAAAGTATTTTCGAGATTCTGTAAACAAAGTGTATATCCACAAtaaatttggaagaaaaaaaatcattctaatTTTGGAactcatatttttaatttttagaataatAAATCCAGAATTAATAGAATATAAGTATGTTCCGAaatattccaaaaaaaataatttggaagTCATTTTCAAAAGGGACAAAATGGTCTTTTCTGATAATAATGGGTGCAGTAAGTCATTTGATGGGGTGCAAGGAAAAACACCTACGAAGAAATAGTGTTCAGTTTTTTCATTTCATAAGCCCAATCAGTAGTGTGTTTGTGGATTCCTGGGCTTTGGTAAAGACTTACtcaagagaaaataaaaactcaTGTTATCGAGTCaagaataaaatatgaaattttggATAATAAATCaactattaatttattaatattaagttTTTTGTATTTActttctttaataatttttttttgaaactgAATTCGAAATTTTAGTTGGTCAACTATGTGATATCATTTGAATAGTTATATATGTCaaattttagataaattcaacACTCGTTGGTATACAATCTTGTCATCaggttttaattatattttaggaAAATTATTCagtgaaataaatttaattaatgaaatataaaattattgaacTAAAAGGTTCCTTTTTCATATTCATCTCCATGGCACCAATTCAAGCTATgtgaattatttatatataattaatttatatcattaaaatatatttcatggaagacaaataactaatttaatttttaaatgtgTAACGCGAAATCaacttaattattaataaaataaaatatttattagatgtTTTGCAATTACGTCTTATTAAATTTTTAGAGTagataatgaattattttatcagtaaaatataattttaataattaatttaaactttgtacatttt encodes:
- the LOC137808725 gene encoding glycine-rich protein 5-like: MQVLLMENAAEGGSEAGCSGAGPGVGPDGPGAGGDEVFGPGACAGEGVGVGGAGAGADTGGGGVFTVGDGAGADVGGDGVADGGCVGGDGVADGGWVGAGAGACAKHAVAKSPIMTNTLTAL
- the LOC137806002 gene encoding isoflavone 4'-O-methyltransferase-like, whose protein sequence is MVFTNNGNADRDKREMYKAQMHVHKHILNFLSCMALKYATELGIADAIHNHGKPITLSDLASLLNLHPSRIGVFRRFMRLLTHNQFFTKTENGEEEEEATYDLTLASEFLVRSNSFSLAHLVEVAFLPRVCNMWNSSKKLFEEDTELPLFESVTGERYWDFINNDCELLNVFQKAMAADSEIVKLGLQECKHVFEGLGSLVDVGGGTGAVSKLILQSFPHLKCTVLDQPQVVANLKTTQNLSFVGGDMFQSIPSADAVLLKLVLHDWNDELSIKILKKCKEAICGRGKEGKVIIIDIVIDEGGDDRELTELKLEYDLVMLSLFNGKEREKKEWEKLIYQAGFTTCKFSPLFGFKSLIEVYP